A portion of the Rhinopithecus roxellana isolate Shanxi Qingling chromosome 19, ASM756505v1, whole genome shotgun sequence genome contains these proteins:
- the HEATR9 gene encoding protein HEATR9 isoform X1, whose protein sequence is MAYEKSTDIFDVSRSMFLYPWLEYPDRTKELRKAMAPVHLPLSCYQMPKEEFPPSPECWRQHPSKPNSVPYCYFKKPEIYTHWHDLYDQREEREAEKMLRKMRDDHRYIKEGHQTHIQMFHLPMSKLTIKSEMRSRPLEPTWDPLKWQRLRELTKSLESPREDEQFYAAQALGCLRISDKFVMKALQQVAQTGPEKVKYEAYRTLAILGCLNKHVIRALIKQLREKNEGQRMETLTGLRMALNSWAAVSKDKVIGRTVCNGAKLDKRTQVGDEGKLVPVLQTLIKKSSSEASLEAALCLGFLRPRSNMVQEFLLQCLCQGLKTQQMKALRMLVKVMHVHSAPVIRAILDQLCSSSVLEDRFEATQMLKTIGLEQIQAQGLEELTFNLLRKKTHNEPFLAVRQAVAQTVEELKLKPMMMNLVEAQLMNPDATARQEAVISLGVLGIRSPQVFHLLLDLLDAENHQAVKKSLQETLILCASIDPWIQNKLKNKVLFVYEAPKTNVKVEPTRFRKEPENPEELTIQDFRLAKLNPLFTAKCITKVGQKKTPAFPPYCLKPRKHRPQAIGPWQPRIKKQLRVLAEIAK, encoded by the exons ATGGCCTATGAAAAATCAACTGATATCTTTGATGTCTCCAGGTCAATGTTCCTGTATCCATGGCTGGAATATCCAGACAGGACCAAAG AACTCAGAAAAGCCATGGCTCCTGTTCATCTGCCCTTGTCCTGCTACCAG ATGCCAAAGGAAGAGTTTCCCCCAAGTCCAGAGTGCTGGAGGCAGCATCCGAGCAAGCCAAACTCAGTCCCGTACTGCTACTTCAAGAAACCTGAGATCTACACGCACTGGCACGACCTGTATGATCAGCGAGAGGAACGGGAGGCTGAGAAGATGTTGAGGAAAATGAGAGATGACCATAG GTACATCAAAGAGGGACATCAAACCCACATCCAAATGTTCCATCTCCCCATGAGCAAGCTGACTATAAAATCTGAGATGCGATCTAGGCCCTTAGAGCCTACCTGGGACCCCCTGAAGTGGCAAAGATTAAGG GAACTCACAAAAAGCCTGGAATCTCCCAGAGAGGATGAGCAATTCTATGCAGCACAG GCTCTGGGATGCTTACGCATCAGTGACAAATTTGTCATGAAGGCACTACAGCAGGTG GCCCAAACTGGTCCAGAGAAAGTAAAGTACGAGGCCTACCGAACCCTGGCCATCCTGG GTTGCCTGAATAAGCATGTGATCCGGGCTCTCATCAAACAGCTGAGGGAGAAAAATGAGGGTCAAAGGATGGAGACTTTGACGGGGCTACGAATGGCTCTTAACTCCTGGGCTGCTGTCTCTAAAGACAAGGTGATTGGGAGGACAGTCTGTAACGGGGCAAAGCTGGACAAG AGGACTCAAGTCGGGGATGAGGGCAAGCTGGTGCCTGTACTACAGACACTGATCAAGAAGTCATCCAGTGAAGCATCTCTGGAGGCAGCCCTGTGCCtgggtttcctgaggcctcgcaGCAACATGGTCCAAGAGTTCTTGTTGCAGTGCCTGTGCCAAGGACTCAAGACCCAGCAGATGAAG GCACTTAGGATGCTGGTCAAGGTGATGCATGTGCACTCAGCCCCAGTCATCAGGGCCATCCTAGACCAGCTGTGTTCTTCCAGTGTCCTTGAG GACCGCTTTGAAGCCACCCAAATGCTCAAGACCATTGGGCTGGAACAGATCCAGGCACAGGGGCTAGAGGAACTCACATTTAACCTGCTCAGGAAGAAGACGCATAATGAACCCTTCCTC GCTGTGAGGCAGGCTGTGGCTCAAACTGTGGAAGAACTCAAGTTGAAGCCTATGATGATGAACTTGGTGGAGGC ACAACTGATGAACCCagatgccactgcacgccaggaAGCAGTCATCTCTTTG GGTGTCCTGGGGATCCGCAGCCCACAAGTGTTCCACTTGCTCCTGGATTTACTAGATGCAGAAAACCACCAGGCTGTGAAGAAGAGT CTACAAGAAACATTAATCCTTTGTGCCTCAATTGATCCCTGGATCCAAAACAAGCTGAAAAACAAGGTTCTCTTTGTATATGAGGCACCTAAGACCAATGTGAAGGTAGAGCCCACAAGGTTCCGGAAAGAGCCTGAGAACCCAGAAGAGTTAACTATTCAAGACTTTCGACTTGCAAAGCTGAACCCCTTGTTTACTGCAAAGTGCATCACCAAAGTAGGCCAAAAGAAAACACCTGCTTTCCCACCGTACTGCTTGAAACCACGAAAACATAGGCCACAGGCCATAGGGCCCTGGCAGCCAAGGATCAAGAAACAGCTCCGGGTCCTTGCTGAAATTGCCAAATAA
- the CCL5 gene encoding C-C motif chemokine 5: MKVSVAALAVILVTTALCAPASASPYASDTTPCCFAYIARPLPRAHIKEYFYTSGKCSNPAVVFVTRKNRQVCANPEKKWVREYINSLEMS; encoded by the exons ATGAAGGTCTCCGTGGCCGCCCTCGCTGTCATCCTCGTTACTACAGCCCTCTGCGCTCCTGCATCTGCCTCCCCAT aTGCCTCAGACACCACACCCTGCTGCTTTGCCTACATTGCCCGCCCACTGCCCCGTGCCCACATCAAGGAGTATTTCTACACCAGTGGCAAGTGCTCCAACCCAGCAGTCGT CTTTGTTACCAGAAAGAACCGCCAAGTGTGTGCCAACCCAGAGAAGAAATGGGTTCGGGAGTACATCAACTCTTTGGAGATGAGCTAG
- the HEATR9 gene encoding protein HEATR9 isoform X3 translates to MAYEKSTDIFDVSRSMFLYPWLEYPDRTKELRKAMAPVHLPLSCYQMPKEEFPPSPECWRQHPSKPNSVPYCYFKKPEIYTHWHDLYDQREEREAEKMLRKMRDDHRCVLLELTKSLESPREDEQFYAAQALGCLRISDKFVMKALQQVAQTGPEKVKYEAYRTLAILGCLNKHVIRALIKQLREKNEGQRMETLTGLRMALNSWAAVSKDKRTQVGDEGKLVPVLQTLIKKSSSEASLEAALCLGFLRPRSNMVQEFLLQCLCQGLKTQQMKALRMLVKVMHVHSAPVIRAILDQLCSSSVLEDRFEATQMLKTIGLEQIQAQGLEELTFNLLRKKTHNEPFLAVRQAVAQTVEELKLKPMMMNLVEAQLMNPDATARQEAVISLGVLGIRSPQVFHLLLDLLDAENHQAVKKSLQETLILCASIDPWIQNKLKNKVLFVYEAPKTNVKVEPTRFRKEPENPEELTIQDFRLAKLNPLFTAKCITKVGQKKTPAFPPYCLKPRKHRPQAIGPWQPRIKKQLRVLAEIAK, encoded by the exons ATGGCCTATGAAAAATCAACTGATATCTTTGATGTCTCCAGGTCAATGTTCCTGTATCCATGGCTGGAATATCCAGACAGGACCAAAG AACTCAGAAAAGCCATGGCTCCTGTTCATCTGCCCTTGTCCTGCTACCAG ATGCCAAAGGAAGAGTTTCCCCCAAGTCCAGAGTGCTGGAGGCAGCATCCGAGCAAGCCAAACTCAGTCCCGTACTGCTACTTCAAGAAACCTGAGATCTACACGCACTGGCACGACCTGTATGATCAGCGAGAGGAACGGGAGGCTGAGAAGATGTTGAGGAAAATGAGAGATGACCATAGGTGTGTTTTGCTG GAACTCACAAAAAGCCTGGAATCTCCCAGAGAGGATGAGCAATTCTATGCAGCACAG GCTCTGGGATGCTTACGCATCAGTGACAAATTTGTCATGAAGGCACTACAGCAGGTG GCCCAAACTGGTCCAGAGAAAGTAAAGTACGAGGCCTACCGAACCCTGGCCATCCTGG GTTGCCTGAATAAGCATGTGATCCGGGCTCTCATCAAACAGCTGAGGGAGAAAAATGAGGGTCAAAGGATGGAGACTTTGACGGGGCTACGAATGGCTCTTAACTCCTGGGCTGCTGTCTCTAAAGACAAG AGGACTCAAGTCGGGGATGAGGGCAAGCTGGTGCCTGTACTACAGACACTGATCAAGAAGTCATCCAGTGAAGCATCTCTGGAGGCAGCCCTGTGCCtgggtttcctgaggcctcgcaGCAACATGGTCCAAGAGTTCTTGTTGCAGTGCCTGTGCCAAGGACTCAAGACCCAGCAGATGAAG GCACTTAGGATGCTGGTCAAGGTGATGCATGTGCACTCAGCCCCAGTCATCAGGGCCATCCTAGACCAGCTGTGTTCTTCCAGTGTCCTTGAG GACCGCTTTGAAGCCACCCAAATGCTCAAGACCATTGGGCTGGAACAGATCCAGGCACAGGGGCTAGAGGAACTCACATTTAACCTGCTCAGGAAGAAGACGCATAATGAACCCTTCCTC GCTGTGAGGCAGGCTGTGGCTCAAACTGTGGAAGAACTCAAGTTGAAGCCTATGATGATGAACTTGGTGGAGGC ACAACTGATGAACCCagatgccactgcacgccaggaAGCAGTCATCTCTTTG GGTGTCCTGGGGATCCGCAGCCCACAAGTGTTCCACTTGCTCCTGGATTTACTAGATGCAGAAAACCACCAGGCTGTGAAGAAGAGT CTACAAGAAACATTAATCCTTTGTGCCTCAATTGATCCCTGGATCCAAAACAAGCTGAAAAACAAGGTTCTCTTTGTATATGAGGCACCTAAGACCAATGTGAAGGTAGAGCCCACAAGGTTCCGGAAAGAGCCTGAGAACCCAGAAGAGTTAACTATTCAAGACTTTCGACTTGCAAAGCTGAACCCCTTGTTTACTGCAAAGTGCATCACCAAAGTAGGCCAAAAGAAAACACCTGCTTTCCCACCGTACTGCTTGAAACCACGAAAACATAGGCCACAGGCCATAGGGCCCTGGCAGCCAAGGATCAAGAAACAGCTCCGGGTCCTTGCTGAAATTGCCAAATAA
- the HEATR9 gene encoding protein HEATR9 isoform X2 yields the protein MAYEKSTDIFDVSRSMFLYPWLEYPDRTKELRKAMAPVHLPLSCYQMPKEEFPPSPECWRQHPSKPNSVPYCYFKKPEIYTHWHDLYDQREEREAEKMLRKMRDDHRYIKEGHQTHIQMFHLPMSKLTIKSEMRSRPLEPTWDPLKWQRLRELTKSLESPREDEQFYAAQALGCLRISDKFVMKALQQVAQTGPEKVKYEAYRTLAILGCLNKHVIRALIKQLREKNEGQRMETLTGLRMALNSWAAVSKDKRTQVGDEGKLVPVLQTLIKKSSSEASLEAALCLGFLRPRSNMVQEFLLQCLCQGLKTQQMKALRMLVKVMHVHSAPVIRAILDQLCSSSVLEDRFEATQMLKTIGLEQIQAQGLEELTFNLLRKKTHNEPFLAVRQAVAQTVEELKLKPMMMNLVEAQLMNPDATARQEAVISLGVLGIRSPQVFHLLLDLLDAENHQAVKKSLQETLILCASIDPWIQNKLKNKVLFVYEAPKTNVKVEPTRFRKEPENPEELTIQDFRLAKLNPLFTAKCITKVGQKKTPAFPPYCLKPRKHRPQAIGPWQPRIKKQLRVLAEIAK from the exons ATGGCCTATGAAAAATCAACTGATATCTTTGATGTCTCCAGGTCAATGTTCCTGTATCCATGGCTGGAATATCCAGACAGGACCAAAG AACTCAGAAAAGCCATGGCTCCTGTTCATCTGCCCTTGTCCTGCTACCAG ATGCCAAAGGAAGAGTTTCCCCCAAGTCCAGAGTGCTGGAGGCAGCATCCGAGCAAGCCAAACTCAGTCCCGTACTGCTACTTCAAGAAACCTGAGATCTACACGCACTGGCACGACCTGTATGATCAGCGAGAGGAACGGGAGGCTGAGAAGATGTTGAGGAAAATGAGAGATGACCATAG GTACATCAAAGAGGGACATCAAACCCACATCCAAATGTTCCATCTCCCCATGAGCAAGCTGACTATAAAATCTGAGATGCGATCTAGGCCCTTAGAGCCTACCTGGGACCCCCTGAAGTGGCAAAGATTAAGG GAACTCACAAAAAGCCTGGAATCTCCCAGAGAGGATGAGCAATTCTATGCAGCACAG GCTCTGGGATGCTTACGCATCAGTGACAAATTTGTCATGAAGGCACTACAGCAGGTG GCCCAAACTGGTCCAGAGAAAGTAAAGTACGAGGCCTACCGAACCCTGGCCATCCTGG GTTGCCTGAATAAGCATGTGATCCGGGCTCTCATCAAACAGCTGAGGGAGAAAAATGAGGGTCAAAGGATGGAGACTTTGACGGGGCTACGAATGGCTCTTAACTCCTGGGCTGCTGTCTCTAAAGACAAG AGGACTCAAGTCGGGGATGAGGGCAAGCTGGTGCCTGTACTACAGACACTGATCAAGAAGTCATCCAGTGAAGCATCTCTGGAGGCAGCCCTGTGCCtgggtttcctgaggcctcgcaGCAACATGGTCCAAGAGTTCTTGTTGCAGTGCCTGTGCCAAGGACTCAAGACCCAGCAGATGAAG GCACTTAGGATGCTGGTCAAGGTGATGCATGTGCACTCAGCCCCAGTCATCAGGGCCATCCTAGACCAGCTGTGTTCTTCCAGTGTCCTTGAG GACCGCTTTGAAGCCACCCAAATGCTCAAGACCATTGGGCTGGAACAGATCCAGGCACAGGGGCTAGAGGAACTCACATTTAACCTGCTCAGGAAGAAGACGCATAATGAACCCTTCCTC GCTGTGAGGCAGGCTGTGGCTCAAACTGTGGAAGAACTCAAGTTGAAGCCTATGATGATGAACTTGGTGGAGGC ACAACTGATGAACCCagatgccactgcacgccaggaAGCAGTCATCTCTTTG GGTGTCCTGGGGATCCGCAGCCCACAAGTGTTCCACTTGCTCCTGGATTTACTAGATGCAGAAAACCACCAGGCTGTGAAGAAGAGT CTACAAGAAACATTAATCCTTTGTGCCTCAATTGATCCCTGGATCCAAAACAAGCTGAAAAACAAGGTTCTCTTTGTATATGAGGCACCTAAGACCAATGTGAAGGTAGAGCCCACAAGGTTCCGGAAAGAGCCTGAGAACCCAGAAGAGTTAACTATTCAAGACTTTCGACTTGCAAAGCTGAACCCCTTGTTTACTGCAAAGTGCATCACCAAAGTAGGCCAAAAGAAAACACCTGCTTTCCCACCGTACTGCTTGAAACCACGAAAACATAGGCCACAGGCCATAGGGCCCTGGCAGCCAAGGATCAAGAAACAGCTCCGGGTCCTTGCTGAAATTGCCAAATAA